One window from the genome of Acuticoccus sp. I52.16.1 encodes:
- a CDS encoding S9 family peptidase, with product MLDKRAAEPPTAERRPVTVTHHGVTLEDPYAWLRADNWREVMADPSVLASDIHGYLTAENSYTDAVLAPAEALRESLVKELRGRIAEDDWSVPTPDGQYAYGMTYVEGDEHPRLIRMLRHVGEAVAADAPPREGDPTEVLLDANREAESAGYFRLGSAAHSPAQTHLAWTSDRSGGELFTLALRDLATGEDTVLHERVTPSVTIAGDNATVLAIEVDDNHRPAKVLALEPGTPARTLYEETDPGFFVSVGRTLSGRFIVIDSHDHQTSEIRLIDAYDPLSPAVVVAPRLEEEEYDVAHIDDQLFIRTNRDARDFRIVRAPLDDPRRENWEDIVPHRPGILIVDMIVFQDFLVWLERENALPRIVIRRLADGDEHQIAFDEEAYSLGISEGYEFQTNCLRFNYSSMTTPTEVWDYDMATRERRLRKQQAIPSGHDPSQYVTRRLMAPAPDGELVPVSLYHRADTPIDGTAPCLLYGYGSYGITIPASFSANSLSLVDRGFVYAIAHVRGGMDKGFDWYDRGRRAHKENTFADFVAAADHLIAEGYTAKGKIAAQGGSAGGMLMGVVANRAPDRFGAIVAEVPFVDVLTTMLDDTLPLTPPEWPEWGDPIRDPVAFNRMKGYSPVDNVTAQAYPDILVLAGVSDPRVTYWEPAKWVARLRHEATNAPLILLKTNMEAGHGGASGRFKRLDEVALVQAFVLQVLGKV from the coding sequence ATGCTCGACAAGCGCGCAGCCGAACCGCCCACCGCGGAGCGGCGTCCCGTCACCGTCACCCACCACGGCGTGACGCTCGAAGACCCCTACGCATGGTTGCGCGCCGACAATTGGCGCGAGGTGATGGCGGATCCGTCCGTCCTCGCCTCGGATATCCACGGATATCTCACCGCCGAGAATTCCTACACCGATGCCGTCCTCGCCCCGGCCGAGGCGCTGCGCGAATCGCTGGTGAAGGAATTGCGCGGGCGCATCGCCGAGGACGACTGGTCCGTCCCCACCCCGGACGGCCAGTACGCCTACGGCATGACATACGTGGAGGGCGACGAGCACCCGCGCCTCATCCGCATGCTGCGCCACGTCGGCGAGGCGGTCGCGGCGGACGCCCCGCCGCGGGAGGGTGACCCCACCGAGGTGCTGCTCGACGCCAACCGCGAGGCGGAGAGTGCGGGCTACTTCCGCCTCGGCTCCGCGGCCCATTCCCCGGCCCAGACCCACCTCGCCTGGACGTCGGACCGCTCCGGCGGCGAGCTCTTCACCCTCGCCCTGCGCGATCTGGCCACCGGAGAGGACACCGTCCTCCACGAGCGCGTGACCCCCTCGGTCACCATCGCCGGCGACAACGCGACGGTGCTGGCGATCGAGGTGGACGACAATCACCGCCCCGCCAAGGTGCTGGCGCTGGAGCCGGGCACGCCCGCCCGCACCCTCTACGAGGAGACCGACCCCGGCTTCTTCGTCTCGGTCGGGCGCACGCTGTCGGGCCGCTTCATCGTGATCGACAGCCACGACCACCAGACGTCCGAGATCCGCCTGATCGACGCCTATGACCCGCTGTCCCCCGCAGTCGTGGTCGCCCCGCGCCTCGAGGAGGAGGAGTACGACGTCGCGCACATCGACGATCAGCTCTTCATCCGCACCAACCGCGACGCGCGCGACTTCCGCATCGTGCGCGCCCCGCTCGACGATCCGCGCCGCGAGAACTGGGAGGACATCGTCCCCCATCGGCCGGGCATCCTGATCGTCGACATGATCGTCTTCCAGGACTTCCTCGTCTGGCTGGAGAGGGAGAACGCGCTCCCCCGCATCGTCATCCGCCGCCTCGCCGACGGCGACGAGCACCAGATCGCATTCGACGAGGAGGCCTATTCGCTCGGCATCTCCGAAGGCTACGAGTTCCAGACCAACTGCCTGCGCTTCAACTACTCGTCCATGACCACCCCGACCGAGGTGTGGGACTACGACATGGCCACCCGCGAGCGGCGCCTTCGCAAGCAGCAGGCGATCCCCTCCGGCCACGACCCCTCGCAGTACGTCACGCGCCGCCTGATGGCCCCGGCGCCCGACGGCGAGCTGGTCCCGGTCAGCCTCTACCACCGGGCCGACACGCCGATCGACGGGACCGCGCCGTGCCTGCTCTACGGCTACGGCTCCTACGGCATCACCATCCCCGCCTCCTTCTCGGCCAACTCGCTCAGCCTGGTGGACCGGGGCTTCGTCTACGCCATCGCCCACGTGCGCGGCGGCATGGACAAGGGGTTCGACTGGTACGACCGCGGCCGGCGCGCCCACAAGGAGAACACCTTCGCCGACTTCGTCGCCGCCGCCGACCACCTGATCGCCGAAGGCTACACCGCCAAGGGCAAGATCGCGGCGCAAGGCGGCTCGGCCGGGGGCATGCTGATGGGCGTGGTCGCCAACCGCGCGCCGGACCGCTTCGGCGCCATCGTCGCCGAGGTCCCGTTCGTCGACGTGCTGACGACGATGCTCGACGACACGCTCCCCCTCACCCCGCCCGAGTGGCCGGAATGGGGCGACCCGATCCGCGACCCGGTCGCCTTCAACCGCATGAAGGGCTACTCCCCGGTCGACAACGTCACCGCCCAGGCCTACCCGGATATCCTGGTGCTGGCCGGCGTCTCGGATCCGCGGGTCACCTACTGGGAGCCGGCCAAGTGGGTCGCACGGCTGCGTCACGAGGCCACCAACGCGCCCCTGATCCTGCTGAAGACCAACATGGAGGCCGGGCATGGCGGCGCCTCCGGCCGGTTCAAGCGGCTGGACGAGGTGGCGCTGGTCCAAGCGTTCGTGCTGCAGGTCCTCGGCAAGGTGTGA
- the msrB gene encoding peptide-methionine (R)-S-oxide reductase MsrB encodes MSTPSDATKVQKTDAEWRSQLTPEQYRVTRRHGTERAYTSPLNEEKRTGTYTCVCCGEPLFRSEAKFESGTGWPSFFEPIADSAVEDHEDRALFMRRTENRCARCDAHLGHVFPDGPRPTGLRYCMNGTALNFEPDES; translated from the coding sequence ATGTCCACGCCAAGCGACGCAACGAAAGTCCAAAAAACAGACGCAGAATGGCGCAGTCAGCTGACGCCGGAGCAATACCGTGTCACCCGCCGTCATGGAACCGAGCGCGCCTATACAAGCCCTCTCAACGAGGAGAAGCGCACTGGAACCTATACGTGTGTGTGCTGCGGCGAACCGCTGTTCCGGTCGGAGGCGAAATTCGAGTCCGGCACCGGCTGGCCCAGCTTCTTCGAGCCGATCGCCGACTCCGCCGTCGAGGACCACGAGGATCGCGCCCTCTTCATGCGCCGGACCGAGAACCGGTGCGCGCGGTGCGACGCACATCTCGGCCATGTGTTTCCCGATGGGCCTCGACCAACCGGCCTGCGGTATTGCATGAACGGTACGGCCCTCAACTTCGAACCCGACGAGTCCTGA